Proteins co-encoded in one Prevotella sp. E13-27 genomic window:
- a CDS encoding leucine-rich repeat protein, producing the protein MILKDIIMQTSFDKVWPETRKVFHFFERSCQKEIDTLHRLFDVLKNIEPNPTQSGWENCPLPKGSKMILRVVHGDVSGFVDKASLNVMKNGLFAKCVRLTSVVIPESVSIVESRVFEGLYGLESIKGAFSCCPSLKTVVIKGTDTKIMPDAFDLDALQSIFVPAGSEMWYKSMLPEELHDKVKTSLLSN; encoded by the coding sequence ATGATACTGAAAGATATTATCATGCAGACCTCGTTTGACAAGGTGTGGCCAGAGACAAGGAAAGTGTTTCACTTCTTTGAACGCAGTTGTCAAAAAGAAATTGACACGTTGCATCGTCTTTTTGATGTTCTAAAGAACATTGAACCTAATCCTACGCAGTCAGGATGGGAAAATTGTCCTTTGCCCAAAGGGAGTAAAATGATACTCAGAGTGGTGCATGGTGATGTGAGTGGGTTTGTGGATAAAGCGTCATTGAATGTGATGAAGAATGGATTGTTTGCCAAATGTGTTAGGTTAACGTCTGTTGTCATACCAGAATCAGTCTCTATAGTGGAATCACGCGTTTTTGAGGGTTTATATGGATTGGAATCTATTAAAGGTGCTTTTTCTTGCTGCCCAAGCTTGAAAACCGTAGTCATTAAAGGCACAGACACAAAGATTATGCCAGATGCATTTGATTTAGATGCCTTGCAGTCCATATTTGTGCCAGCTGGTTCAGAGATGTGGTACAAGAGTATGCTACCAGAAGAGCTGCACGATAAGGTAAAGACATCATTATTATCTAATTAA